A stretch of the Amycolatopsis sp. BJA-103 genome encodes the following:
- a CDS encoding asparaginase: MTNPVLVEVVRSGFVESTHRGALVITAPDGSVRFSAGDIARPVYPRSSNKPLQAVGMLRAGLTIGDEDLALGCGSHNGEPGHVEGALSMLSRAGLTEDALACPPAFPLHEPSMLAVAAAGKRRAAMNCSGKHAAMLTTCTQLGWSTGDYAAATHPLQKVIQATIADLTSETIETVGVDGCGAPLFAFSLTGLARSFGRLVTAMGGPDRRVADAVRAHPWQVAGTGREDTVLMKNVDGLFAKGGAEGVHSFALPDGTALALKIDDGAARARIPLLLATLRHLGIDPGTEAEQLPKAAVLGGGKPVGELRVAAGLFG; the protein is encoded by the coding sequence GTGACGAATCCCGTCCTGGTCGAGGTCGTCCGTTCCGGTTTCGTCGAAAGCACGCACCGCGGCGCGCTGGTGATCACGGCCCCGGACGGGTCGGTGCGGTTCTCCGCCGGCGACATCGCGCGGCCGGTCTATCCGCGCTCCTCCAACAAACCGCTCCAGGCCGTCGGGATGCTGCGCGCCGGCCTCACGATCGGCGACGAAGACCTCGCGCTGGGCTGCGGATCGCACAACGGCGAACCCGGCCACGTCGAGGGCGCGCTGTCGATGCTGTCCCGCGCCGGGCTGACCGAGGACGCGCTTGCCTGCCCGCCCGCGTTCCCGCTGCACGAGCCGAGCATGCTCGCCGTGGCCGCGGCCGGGAAACGCCGCGCCGCCATGAACTGCTCCGGCAAGCACGCCGCGATGCTCACGACCTGCACCCAGCTCGGCTGGTCCACCGGCGACTACGCGGCCGCGACCCATCCTCTGCAGAAGGTCATCCAGGCCACCATCGCCGATCTCACCAGCGAGACGATCGAAACCGTCGGCGTCGACGGCTGCGGCGCCCCGCTGTTCGCGTTCTCCCTCACCGGCCTCGCCCGGTCCTTCGGCAGGCTGGTCACCGCGATGGGCGGACCGGACCGCCGGGTCGCGGACGCCGTCCGCGCGCATCCGTGGCAGGTCGCGGGCACCGGCCGCGAGGACACCGTGCTGATGAAGAACGTCGACGGGCTGTTCGCGAAGGGCGGCGCCGAGGGAGTGCACTCGTTCGCGCTGCCGGACGGCACCGCGCTGGCGTTGAAGATCGACGACGGCGCCGCGCGGGCACGGATCCCGCTGCTGCTCGCGACCCTGCGCCACCTCGGCATCGACCCGGGCACCGAGGCGGAGCAGCTGCCCAAGGCGGCGGTCCTCGGCGGCGGGAAGCCGGTCGGCGAACTGCGGGTCGCCGCCGGTCTCTTCGGCTAG
- a CDS encoding DUF3073 domain-containing protein, producing the protein MGRGRAKAKQTKVARELKYSSHETDFDALQRELSSSSSDYGHEDDKRDDDDPYDGYDEYRR; encoded by the coding sequence ATGGGGCGCGGCCGGGCTAAGGCCAAGCAGACGAAGGTGGCGCGCGAGCTCAAGTACAGCTCGCACGAAACCGACTTCGATGCTTTGCAGCGCGAGCTGTCCAGTAGTTCCTCGGATTACGGGCACGAGGACGACAAGCGGGACGACGACGACCCGTACGACGGGTACGACGAATACCGCCGCTGA
- a CDS encoding 3-hydroxybutyryl-CoA dehydrogenase yields the protein MSDVTRVGVIGAGLMGSGIAEVHARAGLDVIITEVSQPALDSGRARIEKSLQRGVKSGKLSQEDADAALGRLRFTTEIGEFADRDLVIEAILEQEQAKVEVFRSLDKIVEREDAVFASNTSSIPIMKLGMATNRPQQVVGIHFFNPVPVLPLVELVPSLLTSDDTARRAEEHATTALNKTVIRSQDRAGFIVNSLLVPYLLSAIRMIESGFASAEDIDRGMELGTAHPMGPLRLSDLIGLDTIKAIADSMYAEFKEPLYSSPPLLLRMVDAGLLGKKTGRGFYSYS from the coding sequence GTGTCTGACGTAACGCGGGTAGGTGTCATCGGCGCCGGGCTCATGGGTTCCGGGATCGCCGAGGTGCACGCACGTGCCGGACTGGACGTGATCATCACCGAGGTGAGCCAGCCGGCGCTGGACTCCGGGCGGGCGCGGATCGAGAAGTCGCTGCAACGCGGCGTCAAGAGCGGGAAGCTCTCGCAGGAAGACGCCGACGCGGCACTCGGACGACTCCGCTTCACCACCGAGATCGGCGAGTTCGCCGACCGCGACCTCGTCATCGAGGCCATCCTGGAACAGGAGCAGGCCAAGGTCGAGGTGTTCCGGTCGCTGGACAAGATCGTCGAACGCGAGGACGCGGTATTCGCGTCCAACACCTCGTCCATCCCGATCATGAAGCTCGGGATGGCGACCAACCGCCCGCAGCAGGTGGTCGGTATCCACTTCTTCAACCCGGTCCCGGTGCTGCCGCTCGTCGAGCTGGTGCCTTCGCTGCTGACCAGCGACGACACCGCCCGCCGCGCGGAGGAGCACGCGACGACGGCGTTGAACAAGACGGTGATCCGGTCGCAGGACCGCGCCGGGTTCATCGTGAACTCGCTGCTCGTGCCGTATCTGCTTTCGGCGATCCGGATGATCGAGTCGGGCTTCGCGTCGGCGGAGGACATCGACCGCGGCATGGAGCTGGGCACCGCGCACCCGATGGGCCCGCTGCGGCTCTCGGACCTGATCGGCCTGGACACCATCAAGGCGATCGCGGACTCGATGTACGCCGAGTTCAAGGAGCCGCTGTACTCCTCGCCGCCGCTGCTGCTGCGCATGGTCGACGCCGGCCTGCTCGGCAAGAAGACCGGCCGCGGGTTCTACAGCTACTCCTGA
- a CDS encoding alpha/beta fold hydrolase has product MSEHTRRKALTVAGLTGLTGLATAGTASARDRRGVPTFVFAAGANGVSGVPNELVLRGYRCVGVDLPGQRPTDAQFRLSYQAPQDLVAFATEPSPLAAVTVADHIAATVETVRRAAAHGPVVLVGASIGGAAISLVANQVPRLIDLLVYDTAFCCGELRTPDEYLSTDEGKATHAAVLLEFMAGDPAVVGAFRSNWRIADPVRLAKAKEAFMSDSTEAEFHTFLNSMTPDELAGKGAVDSRGDLRTWGRIPRVYVRHLRDNINPLALQDRMIREADRRTPRNRFRVFDLDTAHVPTSAKLGELLDLYDRLARAL; this is encoded by the coding sequence ATGAGCGAGCACACGCGTCGTAAGGCACTCACCGTCGCCGGTCTGACCGGCCTCACCGGACTCGCCACCGCGGGCACCGCTTCCGCGCGTGACCGCCGCGGCGTCCCGACATTCGTCTTCGCCGCGGGCGCGAACGGCGTCTCCGGCGTCCCGAACGAACTCGTGCTGCGCGGCTATCGCTGCGTCGGCGTCGATCTGCCCGGACAACGGCCGACCGACGCCCAGTTCCGGCTCTCGTACCAGGCTCCGCAGGATCTCGTGGCGTTCGCGACCGAGCCGTCGCCGCTGGCCGCAGTGACCGTGGCCGACCACATCGCCGCGACCGTGGAGACCGTCCGCCGGGCGGCCGCGCACGGTCCGGTCGTCCTCGTCGGCGCCAGTATCGGCGGCGCGGCGATCAGCCTGGTCGCGAACCAGGTGCCGCGGCTGATCGACCTGCTGGTCTACGACACCGCGTTCTGCTGCGGCGAACTCCGCACCCCCGACGAGTACCTCTCGACCGACGAGGGGAAGGCGACGCACGCCGCGGTGCTGCTGGAGTTCATGGCGGGCGATCCGGCGGTGGTCGGAGCGTTCCGCTCGAACTGGCGCATCGCCGACCCGGTGCGCCTGGCGAAGGCGAAAGAGGCCTTCATGAGCGACAGCACCGAAGCCGAGTTCCACACGTTCCTGAACTCGATGACGCCGGACGAGCTGGCCGGGAAAGGCGCCGTCGACTCCCGCGGTGACCTGCGCACTTGGGGCCGCATCCCGCGCGTCTACGTCCGGCACCTGCGCGACAACATCAACCCGCTCGCGTTGCAGGACCGGATGATCCGGGAGGCGGACCGGCGCACCCCGCGCAACCGGTTCCGGGTCTTCGACCTCGACACCGCGCACGTCCCCACTTCGGCCAAGCTCGGCGAACTCCTGGACCTCTACGACCGGCTGGCCCGCGCGCTATGA
- a CDS encoding PIN domain-containing protein codes for MAFVVLLDANVLYPNALRDLLIRIAQSGLVQAKWTDEILDEVFRNLKENRPDLDPGKLDRTRELMNRSVRDCLVTGYEPLVPALALPDPDDRHVLAAAIKARAQVIVTENLRDFPDHALRRWDIEAQGSDDFVLDRIALNRRLVVEAVLRVADSRRSPPTSFAEILDALERAGLKKSVAELRS; via the coding sequence GTGGCCTTTGTGGTCCTTCTCGACGCGAACGTGCTGTACCCCAACGCTCTGCGCGATCTCCTGATCCGGATCGCGCAGAGCGGGCTCGTTCAGGCCAAGTGGACGGACGAGATTCTCGACGAGGTCTTCCGGAACCTCAAGGAGAACCGCCCGGATCTCGATCCGGGAAAACTCGACCGGACGCGGGAACTGATGAATCGCTCGGTCCGTGACTGCCTGGTCACCGGCTATGAGCCGCTCGTTCCGGCACTCGCTCTTCCGGATCCGGACGACCGCCACGTGCTCGCCGCGGCCATCAAGGCGCGGGCTCAGGTCATCGTGACCGAGAACCTGCGGGACTTTCCGGACCACGCCCTGAGGCGCTGGGACATCGAGGCTCAAGGCTCGGACGATTTCGTGCTCGACCGGATCGCTCTCAACCGGAGGCTGGTCGTCGAGGCGGTGCTTCGGGTCGCGGATTCCCGGCGCTCCCCGCCGACGAGTTTCGCCGAGATCCTCGACGCGCTCGAGCGCGCTGGGCTCAAGAAGTCTGTCGCGGAGCTGCGTTCATAG